In a single window of the Planctomycetia bacterium genome:
- the hisF gene encoding imidazole glycerol phosphate synthase subunit HisF, with protein sequence MLAKRIIPCLDVNRGRVVKGTNFINLRDAGDPIEIARQYEEQGADELVFLDITASHEGREIIADLVRRVSEEVFMPFCVGGGIRTLEDATRLIQAGAEKVSLNSSAVQTPELITQISRKFGANACVVNIDPRRVQRHEQNGKATDWYEVYIQGGRKPTGLEAVAWAREVEKRGAGEIVLTCMDNDGTKNGYNVELTRLVAEAVNIPVVASGGAGHPEHLFQVLTKGKADAALAASIFHYGEFPIPATKRYLAERRVPVRL encoded by the coding sequence ATGCTCGCTAAACGCATTATTCCCTGTCTCGATGTGAACCGTGGCCGCGTGGTCAAGGGCACCAACTTTATCAATCTGCGTGATGCCGGTGACCCCATCGAAATTGCTCGGCAATATGAAGAGCAGGGGGCTGACGAACTGGTCTTTCTGGACATCACAGCCAGTCATGAAGGACGGGAGATCATTGCTGATTTGGTACGCCGGGTTTCAGAAGAAGTATTTATGCCGTTCTGTGTCGGAGGAGGTATTCGCACCCTTGAAGATGCCACACGTCTAATTCAGGCAGGTGCCGAAAAGGTGAGTCTAAATAGTTCCGCAGTACAAACACCTGAACTCATCACTCAGATCAGCAGGAAATTCGGAGCGAATGCCTGCGTAGTCAACATTGATCCTCGTCGAGTACAACGCCATGAACAAAATGGAAAGGCAACGGACTGGTATGAAGTGTACATTCAAGGTGGCAGGAAACCCACAGGTCTGGAAGCAGTAGCCTGGGCCAGGGAAGTTGAAAAACGGGGAGCCGGTGAAATTGTCCTAACGTGCATGGATAACGATGGCACCAAAAACGGGTACAACGTTGAGTTGACTCGACTGGTTGCCGAAGCCGTGAATATTCCCGTAGTAGCATCAGGAGGAGCCGGGCATCCGGAGCACCTCTTCCAGGTTCTGACCAAGGGAAAAGCGGATGCTGCCCTGGCTGCCAGTATCTTTCATTATGGTGAATTTCCGATCCCAGCCACCAAGCGTTATCTGGCTGAGCGTAGAGTACCTGTCAGGCTATAG